TTCGGCAATGCGGACCCTTTTAGCCGCGTGTGAGCAAGGATCAGGTATGTCCTTGGAGCCGAGCGCCGACCCGGCCGCCGACCGGCGCGCGAATTACGACTACCGGAGCGACGAGGTCGATCGCCCGGCGCTGGTCGCCGACATCGAGGAGGTCGTCGACTGCGAGGTCCGCGGCGACTCCTACTCGCGGGAGCTGTACGCGACCGACGCCAGCGCCTACGAGATGACGCCGATCGCCGTCGCCTTCCCGCAGTCGACCGCCGACGTCGCCGGCATCGTCGAGTACTGCGCCGAGCGGGAGATTCCCGTCCTCCCGCGGGGCGGCGGCACCAGCCTGGCCGGTCAGACGGTCAACCGGGCCGTCGTGCTGGACTTCACCCGGTACATGAACGACATCCTCGAGATCGATCCGGACGCGCGGACGGCGACCGTCCAGCCCGGGACGATCCTCGGGACGCTGAACGAGGCCCTCGATCCCCACGGCCTCAAGTTCGCCCCCGACCCCGCCTGGGGCGATAAGAGCGCCATCGGCGGCGCGATCGGCAACAACTCCACCGGCGCGCACTCGCTGCAGTACGGCAAAACCGACGCCTACATTGAGGAAGTCGAAGCCGTCCTCGCCGACGGGACCGTCACCCGCTTCGGCGAGGTTACGGTCGAGAAAATCGCCGAGCGAGCCGATCCCGACGGGGACCTCGAGGGACGGATCTACGCCGAAATCGATCGCATTCTCGAGGAAGACGCCGATCGCATCGACGAGGCCTACCCCGATCTCAAGCGCAACGTCTCCGGCTACAACCTCGATCGCCTGGTCGCCGAGGCGCGCGGCGACGAGTTACCGGGCGGAGAGGCGACCGGCGAGCCCGGCACCGTCAACCTCGCGCGGCTGCTGGCCGGCAGCGAGGGGACGCTCGCGGTCGTCACCGAGGCGACCGTCTCGCTCGAGCCGGTGCCGGAGACGAAGGCGGTCTCCCTGCTGTGCTACCCCGATCTCCACGAGGCGATGCGGGACGTCGAGCCGATCCTCGAGCACGATCCCGCGGCGGTCGAAGTGCTCGACGACGTGCTGATCGACCTGGCGCGGGACACCGCCGAGTTCGGCCCCGTAACGGAGATGCTCCCCGAAGGAACCAATGCCGTCCTCTTGGTGGAGTTCTACGCGGAGGACGCCGACCAGGGAAGAGAGCAGGTCGCCGGGCTGCTCGCGGACCGCGTGCCGTCGGCGACGCCGGAGGGAGAGCCGGCCGACGACGCCCCCGCGAGCGACGCCGAAACGCTCGCAATCGAAGCGCTCGAGGCCTACGACAGCGCCCAGCGCGCCAAGCTGTGGAAACTTCGCAAGTCTGGCCTCCCGATCCTCCTCTCGCGGACGACCGACGAGAAGCACATCTCGTTCATCGAGGACACCGCGATTCCGCCCGCGAAGCTCCCCGAGTTCGTTGAGGGGTTCGAGGAGATTCTAGAGGACAACGGCACCTACGCGAGTTTCTACGCCCACGCCGGCCCGGGCGTGCTCCATATCCGTCCGCTCGTAAACACGAAGACCGAAATCGGACTCGAGCAACTCCACGGCATCGCGGACGGCGTGACGGACCTGGTGGTCGAACTCGGCGGCTCGGTCTCCGGCGAGCACGGCGACGGCCGCGCGCGCACCCAGTGGAACCGCAAGCTCTACGGCGAGGAGCTCTGGGAAACCTTTCAGGACCTCAAGACCGCCTTCGACCCCGACTGGCTCCTGAACCCGGGCCAGGTCGTCTTCCGCGACGACGACCCGACGGACCTCCGGGAGCACCTACGGTTCGATCCCGACTACGAGTTCGAGGCCGGCTTCGAGCCGACCCTCGAGTGGGAGAACGAGAACGGCATGCAGGGCATGGTCGAGCTCTGTCACGGCTGCGGCGGCTGTCGCGGCCAGCAGTCGACCACCGGCGGCGTGATGTGTCCGACCTACCGGGCGAGTCAGGAGGAGATCACCGCCACCCGGGGCCGGGCGAACGCGCTCCGCCAGGCGATGAGCGGCGACCTCGATCCCGACGAGGTGGCCACCGACGAGTTCATCGAGGAGGTGATGGACCTCTGTATCGGCTGCAAAGGCTGTGCGATCGACTGCCCGAGCGAGGTCGACATGGCCAAGCTCAAAGCGGAGGTGACCCACGAGTACCACCGGCGCAACGGCGCGAGCCTCCGCGATCACCTGTTCGCGAACGTCTCGACGCTGTCGAAACTGGGCTCGCAGTTCGCACCGCTCTCGAACGCGCTGCCGAAGCTCCCGGGGGCGCGGAAACTTCTCGAAGTGGCCGTCGGTATCGACTCCGACAGGCCGCTGCCGACGTTCCACGCGACGACGTTCCGGGATTGGTTCGAGGAACGAGGCGGCACGGCCGCCTCGAAAAAGCGAGCGGCGGCGGCGAGAGCGGAGCGCGGCGGTGCAAACGTCAGCGAGAGCCAGGCCGAGCGCAAGGTCGTTCTCTATCCAGACACCTACACGAACTACAGCCACCCCGAGGCCGGCAAGGCGGCCGTCCGCGTGCTCGAGGCCGCGGGCGTCCACGTCGCGGTCCCGGACGACCTCGGCGACACGGGTCGGCCGGCGTTTTCGAAGGGATTTCTGGAGAAGGCCAGGAAGGCGGCCCGCGAGAACGTCGACGCGCTCGCGCCCCTGGTCGAGGAGGGATGGGACGTGGTCGTCATCGAGCCCTCCGACGCGGTCATGTTCCAGGGCGACTACCTCGACTTGCTCTCCGCACCGGCGGCCGAGACCCTCGCCGACGCGACCTACGGCGTCTGCGAGTACATCGACACGTTCCGCCTGGACGCGGAGCTCGAGTTCGACTCCGCGGCGGTCAAGCAGGACCTCACCTATCACGGCCACTGCCACCAGAAATCGGTCGCGAAGGACCACCACGCCGTCGGCGTGCTCCGGCGGGCCGGCTACGCCGTCGAGCCACTCGACTCCGGCTGCTGTGGCATGGCCGGGAGCTTCGGCTACGAGTCCGAACACGCCGCCATGAGCGACGCGATCGCCGACATCCTCTACGACCAGGTCGCAGCGAGCGACGGCGACCGCGTCGTCGCTCCCGGGGCCTCCTGCCGGACCCAACTCGAGAACCGGCCCGGTGCGCCCGAGGAGCCCCCGACGCCGATCGAACTCGTCGCCGAGACGCTCGCCTGACGAGATCCGGTCGACGGCCGTCGCATCTGCGGGGTCGACCGGCCGCTCGAACTCACTCGCACCGCGCGGCGACAATCAGACAGTCATCGTCCCGGTTCCCCGCACAGTCCGTCGCGTCGTCGCAGTCCACCACTCGGACCGCGTCCTCGAGCGCGACCAGGCGGTCGGCGAGCAGTTCTCCCCGATCGGTCAATCGGTAGTTCGTCGTCGGTGGACTCGTATCGCGGACGGTTCGGTCGACCAGGCCGTGACACTCGAGTTCCGAGAGCCGACGCGAGAGCGTCGCCGCGCCCAGCCCGTCGATCTCGTCTTTCAGTTCGTTGAACCCGTACCCGCGGCGCCGCGCGTACAGCGCGCGGAGCACGTGACCCGTCCACTTGGCACCGAGGAGGTCGCGCAGCGAGTGCCAGATCGGCTGCCAGTTCTCGTCGGCCATGAAACCACTAGTCGTCGCGTAACGATACGAGTATCGCGCGTATGCGAAGCGCAGGGAGAAGAGAGTTTCAGCGGTGAAACCAGCTATCTGTCACCAAACTGCCTAGTATAGGCTCTCTCGACGCGTAGCGTGAACCGATGACACCAGAAACAGACGCGCGCGCCCATCCCAACGTCGACGTCGAAACGATGTCGCCCGACGCGTACCGGACGCGGACGCTTCGCGTCGATTTTCTCTTTCTCGACAGGAACGACTGTGACCGCTGCAGCGGAACCGAAGACTCGCTCCACCGGGCGATCGATCGACTCGCGCCGCTGTTCGACGACCTCGGCGTCGAAATCGTCGTCAGAAACGTCCGCGTCGAGACCGCGGCGGACGCGCGACGGACCCGCCTGGCGAGTTCGCCGACGATCCGCATCGACGGTCGGGACGTGCAACCGGCGATCGACGAGAGCCCGTGTAACTCCTGTAGCGACCTGTGCGGCGGGGAGACCGGCGTCGACTGCCGGACCTGGTTGTTCGACGGCGAACGGCACTCGCGGGCCCCGGTCGCCCTCCTCGTCGACGCGCTTCTCCGGGCCGCGTTCTCGGACCGGTGGGAGCGATACGGAACCCGCGAACGCGACGCGGAAACAGGTGACCCCTATCGACTCCCGGAGAACCTCCGAACGTTCTTCGAAGCCACAGAGCGCGGCCAGGGCGGTGAAAACGAGACCGAACCCTGCTGTTAGCCCCGCGTCGCGTCGACCGGCACGAGCAGCTCGTCGTCGAACACCGCCCGTTCGAGCGAGAGCGCGCCGGGCCCGCTCAACACGAGGGCGACCGCGACCAGAAAGAGAACCAGCGTGTACTCGAACCCGCCGTCGCTGGCGACGAAGCCGTTGGGCAGGTGGACGAGCGTCGTCGCGACGAACATAATCGCCGCACCCACCGCCGCCGCGTAGCGCGTGAGCAGTCCCACCAGCAGCAACAGCCCGCCGCTCGCCTCGGCCAGCGCGACGCACCAGGCGACGACCGTCGGGGCGGGCACGCCGAGCGACGCGAGCGTGCCGGCGAACTCGCTCATCGCGGTCGCCTTCGGCCCGACGGTGAACAGTTTCCCGACGCCGGCGACGGCGAGGGCGATCCCCAGCGCGAGTCGGAGAACGACCGGATTCCATTGCGTTCCGCCTGCGGCTGTCGAACGGCTCATATGTAGCGTTCGACACGGTATGAAATAATAACGTTTCGGATGGCGATAGCGATCGGAAACGGGGTTCTGTATCGAACGGGCGGGAGCCGAAACCGGCCTCGGAATCCGGTGGAGCGCCGGTTCGCGGAGAAATCGGCGTCGGGTTCGCCGCCGTCAGCGACCGACCAGGTCGTCGTAGCGCGCGCCGGTCTGCTTCAGCGTCTCGGTGGAGTAGAGCCGCTCGTGGTCGACGGGGAGGTAGTCGGCGGCCAGTTCGTCGATCTTCTCGTCGACGGCCTCGGCGTCGCGGCCGTGGATCATCGTGAACAGGTTGTACGGCCACTCCTTGTCGGGTCGGCGGGGGCGATGGTAACAGAGCGTGACGTAGGGGAGGCCGCCGGCACGCTCGCCACGTTCGTCGAGTTCGGCGTCGGGCACGTCCCAGACGACCATGCAGTTGGCGTCGAAGCCGGTGACGACGTGGTTGATCACGCAGCCGACGCGCTTGAGACAGCCGTTTTCGAGGAGGCGGTCGATAGCTGCGAGCACGTCATCGACGGGGTCGCCCAGGCGCGCCGCGACGTCGCGGTAGGGCGTCTCCGAGAGCGGAAAGCCGTCTTGGATCTCGAGCAGCAGGTCGGCCTCGAGTGGGGTGAGGTCGCCCGTCGCTTCCTCGCTGATCCGGGTCGCGGAGGAGTCGGTGCGCGCTTCCAGGGACTCGCGTGCGAACCGGTCGGCGTTGACGACGGGAAACTCGAGGTCGATGTAGTAGTCGGTCAGCATCGGCAGATCGAGGACGGCACAGCCCGTCCGCGCTTCGATCTCGGCGAGGATTTCGTCGCGGGTCCCCCGCGAGCCCGCGGTGACGACGAACCACATGTTCCACTCGTGGTCGCGAGCGTAATTGTGATTGACCTGCTGGTACTCGTTGACGACGGCGGCGATCTCGTCGAAGCGATCCTCGGGGGCCCGCACCGCGGCGAGGGTCGACGAGCCGATCACGGGCGGGTTGAGGACGGCCCCGAACCGGCGGACGACGCCCGCACTCCGAAGGGCGCGAACGCGCTCGATCGCAGCCGACTCGTCGATGCCGAGGTCGGCGCCGACGCGACGGAACGGGCGCTCTTCGACCGGAAAGCCGCTCTGGTAGCCGTCGATCAGCGCCGCATCCACGTCGTCGATGGCCTCGCGCCAGTCCCCCGACAGGGTGCTCATTGATGGTCCTAGGGAGAAGGGCCCCGTATCGTTTTCGGGTCCAGCCGATCGGCTGCAGATCGGCTTCGAATTCGGCGGTCGACGGGCAGTATTCCCCGTACGACGGACCGACGGATACCGGAAGCGGGGGGTTTTTGCACCGGCCGTCCGAACGAACTGATATGGCGCAGGCATCCCAGGAATTCGGTGAGTGGCCGCTGAAACGGTTGATGACGGAAGTCGTCGGTTCCGGGCCGAAGTCGGCCGACGACATGAACCGCGACCAGGCGCGCGAAGCCATCCAGCGCATCCTCGCCGGCGAGCCCGACGAGACCACCCTCGGCGCGTTCTGGCTGGCCAACCGTTGGAAGCGCAACAATCCGGAGGAACTGGCGGCCTACACCGACGTCATGCGCGAGGAGTCGGTCGTCACCGCCGAGCCCGAGGCCGATCCGGTCGACTGCGGCGCGAACTACGACGGCAAGCATTCTTCCGCCGTGCTCGGCGTCGGAGCCGGCATCGTCGCCGCCGCGGCGGGCACCCCGGTCGTCGTCCACTCCGGCGACCGCGTGCCGACCCAGAAGGCCACCGCGTACAAGCACGTCCTCGACGAACTCGGCGTCCGGACAGAGCTCGCCCCCGAGGAGAGCGCCGAAATGGTCGACGAGACCGGCTTCGGCTTCTACTACCAGCCCGAGTTCAACCCTGGCATCCACGACCTGTACGACCGGCGCGACCAGATGGGCGTCCGCACGTTCGTCAACACCGTCGAGACCGTCGCCAACCCCGCGAACGCCGACGTCCACCTCGGCTCGTTCTACCACCTCGCGTTCGCGAAGAAGATGACCGATCTCATCCGAGAGAGCGACGAACTCGACTACTCCCGCGCCATCTTCTTCCAGGGCATGGAGGGCTACGACGATATCCGACCCGGCTACACCAAAGTAGCCGAGTGGGACGAGGGCGAGGACCTCGAGGACTACGAGATCGAGACCGCCGAGTACGGCATGGAGATGGAAAACGAAGACCTCGAAGTCGACGACGTGACCGCCGACTCCGCGGCGATCACCGAGGAGGCACTCGCCGGCGACCGCGAAGACGACTTCGCCGACGCGATCGCGCTCAACGGCGCGTTCCGCATGTACGCCCGCCAAGACGTCGATAGCCTCGAAGAAGGGCTCGACCGGGCCCGTGAGGTTATCGCCGACGGCAGCGCCGAAGCGGTACTCGAGGAACTGCGCGACTTCTAACCGGCCGTCTCCTCGATCGGCCGATTCGATTTTCATAGTTCGGTCCGCCAGGCGACCCGAGGACTGGCTCGACGACCCGCGACGTGACGCGAGCGACGACAGCGTGACAGCGCTGACAGCGGCGATCCGCGACGACAGTAGGCTTTTGACGGCGCATCGGGACGTGAGACCATGCGACTCGATTCGGTGCGGATACTCGACCTGACGCGCCTTCTCCCCGGACCGTACGCGACCCAGCTGCTCGCCGACGCGGGCGCCGACGTGGTGAACGTCGAGGACACCGACGCGGGCGACTACGCCCGCGACATGCCGCCGACCACCGAGCGCGGCGTCGGCGCACTCTTCGACGGCGTCAACCGGGGCAAGCGAAGCGTCGCCCTGAACCTCAAGCGCGACGAGGGAAAGCGGGCGTTCTACCGCCTGGTCGAGTCGGCCGACGTCGTCGTCGAGGGGTTCCGGCCGGGCGTCGCCGAGCGCCTCGGGATCGACTACGAGACGCTCACCGAGTACAACGCGGACCTGGTCTACTGCTCGCTGACGGGCTACGGGCAGACGGGGCCGGACGCCGAGCGGGCGGGCCACGACCTCAACTACGTCGGCGTCGCCGGGCTACTCGACATGACCCGCGAGGACAAGACGTCGGCGCCGCAGATGCCGGGTTACCAGATCGGCGACCTCGGTGGCGGGCTGTTCGCGGCCTTCAGCATCGTCGGCGGGCTTCTCTCACGAGAACTGGGCCACGGCGGCGAGTACGTCGACGTGGCCATGACCGACGTGGTCGCCTCCTTCGGGCAAGCGATCGCCCACCGGGCGCTCACCGGCGACGACCCGCGGCCTGGCGAGACCGAACTCACCGGAAAGTACCCCTGGTACGATATCTACGAGACCGCCGACGGGCGCTACGTCACCCTCGCGGCGCTGGAGCCGAAGTTCTGGCGCGCGTTCTGCGAGGAGGTCGATCGCGAGGACCTGATCGACGCTCACGGGAGCGACGATCCGGCCGAACTCGAGGCGCTCCGCGAGGAACTCACGGACCTGTTCGCGACCCGATCGCGGGACGCCTGGCTCGACGCGCTGAGCGACGAGACGACGGTCGGCCCGGTCTGTACGCCGGCCGAGACCGTCGAACATCCCCAGATCGAGGCCCGAGGCCTGGTCGAGCGACACGACGACGCGCCGCCGCGGATCGGTTTTCCAGCGGAAGGATCGAATATCCCGGAGCCCCGCGACGAGTCGGTGCCGGCCCACGGGGAACACACCGACGAACTGCTCGTCTCGGTGGGGTACGACGAGGACGAGGTCGCTGCCCTCCGCGAGGCGGACGTCGTCCGCTGACGGACCGCGCTCGTCCCTGCTCGTCCCCGCTTGTCCGGACCAGGCAACCGGTGCGGGAGCTCTCGAGACGCAACCTCTATTTCGTGTGGGAGAATATCCCAACCACACAGTATGAACTCCGCAGTCATCGTCGACGCCGTCCGAACGCCCTTCGGAAAACGCGACGGCTCGTTCAGGGACACGCACCCGCAGAACCTGGCCGCCGAGCCGCTCGAAGCGCTCCGGGAGCGCAACGGGTTCGAACCCGAAACGATCGAGGACGTCGTCTACGGCTGCGTCACGCCGGTCGACGAGCAGGGACTCAACATCGGGCGGCTCGCGCCGATGGTCGCCGGCTGGGGCGACGTCGTGCCTGGCGTTCAATTGAATCGGATGTGCGGCTCGGGCCAGCAGGCCGTCAACTTCGCCGCCGCGAATATCATGGCCGGCCAGCACGACGTACTCGTCGCCGGCGGCGTCGAGCACATGACCCGCGTGCCGATAGGATCCGACGACGGCGGGCTGACGGACACCTACTTCGAGCACTTCGACGAGCGGACCCACCAGGGCGAGGGCGCCGAACGCATCGCCGAGGAGTACGGCTTCACGCGCCGAGAACTCGACGAACTCGCCGTCGACTCCCAGCGGCGCTGGAAGGAGGCCTGGGACGAGGGCCGCTACGACGATCAGGTCGTTCCCGTCGAGACGGAACTCGAGGGTGAGGAGAGCGAGTCGCAAAGCGACTCGGACAGTCGAACGGGAAGCGAAACGACCCGCGAGACGGTCGTCGTCGAGCGAGACGAACACCCCCGTCCGGACACCGACCTCGAGACCCTCTCCGAA
This window of the Natrinema salifodinae genome carries:
- a CDS encoding thiolase family protein, whose protein sequence is MNSAVIVDAVRTPFGKRDGSFRDTHPQNLAAEPLEALRERNGFEPETIEDVVYGCVTPVDEQGLNIGRLAPMVAGWGDVVPGVQLNRMCGSGQQAVNFAAANIMAGQHDVLVAGGVEHMTRVPIGSDDGGLTDTYFEHFDERTHQGEGAERIAEEYGFTRRELDELAVDSQRRWKEAWDEGRYDDQVVPVETELEGEESESQSDSDSRTGSETTRETVVVERDEHPRPDTDLETLSELPLSFREEGEGFHHPGNSSGIVDGASALLVTSEEAAAEHGWEPMARIVQTEVVGVDPLTMLTGPIPATEGVLEKADMSVGDIDLFEVNEAFASVVAAWLEETGASWEDVNVNGGAIAHGHPLGATGATLLTKLAHELERTGQDTALSAMCIGFGQGIATIIERV
- a CDS encoding winged helix-turn-helix transcriptional regulator; translation: MADENWQPIWHSLRDLLGAKWTGHVLRALYARRRGYGFNELKDEIDGLGAATLSRRLSELECHGLVDRTVRDTSPPTTNYRLTDRGELLADRLVALEDAVRVVDCDDATDCAGNRDDDCLIVAARCE
- a CDS encoding CaiB/BaiF CoA transferase family protein, translating into MRLDSVRILDLTRLLPGPYATQLLADAGADVVNVEDTDAGDYARDMPPTTERGVGALFDGVNRGKRSVALNLKRDEGKRAFYRLVESADVVVEGFRPGVAERLGIDYETLTEYNADLVYCSLTGYGQTGPDAERAGHDLNYVGVAGLLDMTREDKTSAPQMPGYQIGDLGGGLFAAFSIVGGLLSRELGHGGEYVDVAMTDVVASFGQAIAHRALTGDDPRPGETELTGKYPWYDIYETADGRYVTLAALEPKFWRAFCEEVDREDLIDAHGSDDPAELEALREELTDLFATRSRDAWLDALSDETTVGPVCTPAETVEHPQIEARGLVERHDDAPPRIGFPAEGSNIPEPRDESVPAHGEHTDELLVSVGYDEDEVAALREADVVR
- a CDS encoding anthranilate phosphoribosyltransferase, which gives rise to MAQASQEFGEWPLKRLMTEVVGSGPKSADDMNRDQAREAIQRILAGEPDETTLGAFWLANRWKRNNPEELAAYTDVMREESVVTAEPEADPVDCGANYDGKHSSAVLGVGAGIVAAAAGTPVVVHSGDRVPTQKATAYKHVLDELGVRTELAPEESAEMVDETGFGFYYQPEFNPGIHDLYDRRDQMGVRTFVNTVETVANPANADVHLGSFYHLAFAKKMTDLIRESDELDYSRAIFFQGMEGYDDIRPGYTKVAEWDEGEDLEDYEIETAEYGMEMENEDLEVDDVTADSAAITEEALAGDREDDFADAIALNGAFRMYARQDVDSLEEGLDRAREVIADGSAEAVLEELRDF
- the ahbB gene encoding siroheme decarboxylase subunit beta, with product MSTLSGDWREAIDDVDAALIDGYQSGFPVEERPFRRVGADLGIDESAAIERVRALRSAGVVRRFGAVLNPPVIGSSTLAAVRAPEDRFDEIAAVVNEYQQVNHNYARDHEWNMWFVVTAGSRGTRDEILAEIEARTGCAVLDLPMLTDYYIDLEFPVVNADRFARESLEARTDSSATRISEEATGDLTPLEADLLLEIQDGFPLSETPYRDVAARLGDPVDDVLAAIDRLLENGCLKRVGCVINHVVTGFDANCMVVWDVPDAELDERGERAGGLPYVTLCYHRPRRPDKEWPYNLFTMIHGRDAEAVDEKIDELAADYLPVDHERLYSTETLKQTGARYDDLVGR
- a CDS encoding DUF2703 domain-containing protein, translating into MTPETDARAHPNVDVETMSPDAYRTRTLRVDFLFLDRNDCDRCSGTEDSLHRAIDRLAPLFDDLGVEIVVRNVRVETAADARRTRLASSPTIRIDGRDVQPAIDESPCNSCSDLCGGETGVDCRTWLFDGERHSRAPVALLVDALLRAAFSDRWERYGTRERDAETGDPYRLPENLRTFFEATERGQGGENETEPCC
- a CDS encoding DoxX family protein, whose translation is MSRSTAAGGTQWNPVVLRLALGIALAVAGVGKLFTVGPKATAMSEFAGTLASLGVPAPTVVAWCVALAEASGGLLLLVGLLTRYAAAVGAAIMFVATTLVHLPNGFVASDGGFEYTLVLFLVAVALVLSGPGALSLERAVFDDELLVPVDATRG
- a CDS encoding FAD-binding and (Fe-S)-binding domain-containing protein; translated protein: MSLEPSADPAADRRANYDYRSDEVDRPALVADIEEVVDCEVRGDSYSRELYATDASAYEMTPIAVAFPQSTADVAGIVEYCAEREIPVLPRGGGTSLAGQTVNRAVVLDFTRYMNDILEIDPDARTATVQPGTILGTLNEALDPHGLKFAPDPAWGDKSAIGGAIGNNSTGAHSLQYGKTDAYIEEVEAVLADGTVTRFGEVTVEKIAERADPDGDLEGRIYAEIDRILEEDADRIDEAYPDLKRNVSGYNLDRLVAEARGDELPGGEATGEPGTVNLARLLAGSEGTLAVVTEATVSLEPVPETKAVSLLCYPDLHEAMRDVEPILEHDPAAVEVLDDVLIDLARDTAEFGPVTEMLPEGTNAVLLVEFYAEDADQGREQVAGLLADRVPSATPEGEPADDAPASDAETLAIEALEAYDSAQRAKLWKLRKSGLPILLSRTTDEKHISFIEDTAIPPAKLPEFVEGFEEILEDNGTYASFYAHAGPGVLHIRPLVNTKTEIGLEQLHGIADGVTDLVVELGGSVSGEHGDGRARTQWNRKLYGEELWETFQDLKTAFDPDWLLNPGQVVFRDDDPTDLREHLRFDPDYEFEAGFEPTLEWENENGMQGMVELCHGCGGCRGQQSTTGGVMCPTYRASQEEITATRGRANALRQAMSGDLDPDEVATDEFIEEVMDLCIGCKGCAIDCPSEVDMAKLKAEVTHEYHRRNGASLRDHLFANVSTLSKLGSQFAPLSNALPKLPGARKLLEVAVGIDSDRPLPTFHATTFRDWFEERGGTAASKKRAAAARAERGGANVSESQAERKVVLYPDTYTNYSHPEAGKAAVRVLEAAGVHVAVPDDLGDTGRPAFSKGFLEKARKAARENVDALAPLVEEGWDVVVIEPSDAVMFQGDYLDLLSAPAAETLADATYGVCEYIDTFRLDAELEFDSAAVKQDLTYHGHCHQKSVAKDHHAVGVLRRAGYAVEPLDSGCCGMAGSFGYESEHAAMSDAIADILYDQVAASDGDRVVAPGASCRTQLENRPGAPEEPPTPIELVAETLA